One Cryptococcus decagattii chromosome 8, complete sequence DNA segment encodes these proteins:
- a CDS encoding threonine ammonia-lyase, biosynthetic → MAPTSKVPDYLRMILMSKVYSAPLNLKETPLTYAVNLSARLGNEIWIKREDLQPVFSFKIRGAYNMMASLSVEEKKKGVITCSAGNHAQGVALSGHALGIPAVVVMPVSTPSIKWRNVQRLGATVLLHGRDFDEAKAECLRLEKEKGLTFVPPYDNPYVVAGQGTVAMEICRQVSDADQIDGIFAAVGGGGLAAGIAAYMKRVAKPSVAIYGVETVDGDAMARSLHAGKRILLDEVGPFADGTAVRLVGEEPFRVCKHFLDTVVLVNNDEICAAIKDVFEETRSIPEPSGALALAGLKAHIIRNNLQGARKRFVAVISGGNMNFGRLRFVAERADVGERREVLMSIRIPEKPGSFLKFHSLLGSRAVTEFSYRYSNHSTGYIICSFLLSSSSSSSSGPSPEARTMEIQEILHSFNAHGIQAVDLSEDEFAKSHARYLVGGQSAVEHERIFRFEFPERPGALGNFLKGLKVEWNISMFHYRNHGADVGKVLIGIQVPSQDYPAFDEFLETLGYPYVEETNNEVYTMFLRS, encoded by the exons ATGGCGCCCACTTC AAAAGTCCCCGACTATCTCAGGATGATCTTGATGT CCAAGGTCTACTCGGCGCCCCTCAATCTCAAGGAAACACCGCTCACCTATGCAGTCAACCTCTCCGCCCGTCTCGGCAACGAG ATCTGGATCAAGCGCGAAGACCTCCAGCCTGTATTCTCATTCAAGATTCGCGGCGCATACAACATGATGGCGAGTCTGTCTgttgaagaaaagaaaaaaggtGTCATCACCTGCTCTGCCG GCAACCACGCCCAGGGCGTCGCCCTCTCCGGCCACGCACTCGGTATCCCCGCCGTCGTCGTCATGCCCGTCTCCACCCCCTCCATCAAATGGCGCAACGTCCAGCGTCTCGGCGCCACCGTCCTCCTCCACGGCCGCGATTTCGACGAGGCCAAAGCCGAATGTCTCCGCCtcgaaaaggaaaaaggcCTGACCTTTGTCCCGCCCTACGATAACCCCTACGTCGTCGCCGGACAGGGCACAGTCGCCATGGAAATCTGCCGCCAAGTCTCAGACGCCGACCAGATCGACGGCATCTTTGCAGCCGTCGGCGGCGGCGGTCTTGCTGCCGGTATCGCTGCGTATATGAAACGCGTCGCCAAACCAAGTGTCGCCATCTATGGCGTCGAGACCGTCGACGGCGACGCCATGGCCCGTTCGCTCCATGCCGGCAAGAGGATCCTGCTCGATGAAGTCGGACCGTTTGCGGACGGTACCGCGGTAAGGCTCGTCGGCGAAGAGCCATTCCGGGTATGTAAACACTTTTTAGACACCGTCGTCCTCGTCAACAATGACGAGATTTGCGCCGCCATCAAGGACGTCTTTGAAGAAACCCGGTCGATCCCGGAACCGTCCGGCGCCCTCGCACTCGCAGGCTTGAAAGCCCACATTATCAGAAACAACCTCCAAGGTGCCCGCAAACGCTTCGTCGCCGTCATCTCTGGCGGTAACATGAACTTTGGCAGGCTCCGCTTCGTCGCCGAACGTGCAGATGTCGGTGAACGACGTGAAGTCCTCATGAGTATCCGAATCCCCGAAAAGCCCGGAAG CTTTTTGAAATTCCACTCGCTTCTCGGTTCACGAGCCGTCACCGAATTCTCCTACCGCTACTCCAACCATTCCACCGGCTACATCATCTgctcctttctcctctcctcctcttcctcctcctcctccggCCCTTCACCCGAAGCCCGCACAATGGAGATTCAAGAGATTCTCCACTCGTTCAACGCACATGGGATCCAAGCGGTAGATCTgagtgaggatgagttTGCAAAGAGTCATGCAAGGTATTTGGTAGGCGGACAGAGTGCAGTCGAGCATGAACGCATCTTTCGCTTCG AGTTTCCGGAAAGACCAGGCGCACTTGGGAATTTTCTTAAAGGCCTAAAGGTCGAATGGAACATTTCCATGTTCCATTACAGAAACCACGGTGCCG ACGTCGGCAAAGTCCTCATCGGTATCCAAGTCCCATCGCAAGACTATCCCGCATTTGACGAGTTTTTGGAAACCCTTGGGTATCCATATGTCGAAGAGACCAATAACGAGGTTTACACCATGTTCCTCAGATCGTAA
- a CDS encoding pyridoxal 5'-phosphate synthase, glutaminase subunit Pdx2: MTIQPEIVPERVVIGVLALQGAFIEHIHYLQRLRPHGHTIEAIPVRNADELSRCHALIVPGGESTVISHLASLTPFLLPALLSFAQDPSKAVWGTCAGMILMAEEDGVGGGKKKGVKGWGGVKGLKVWRNLYGTQLESFEAALDIPALSNPLKPFNAVFIRAPAVHSLTPTKANMETQVLATLPAECIPSPPPSDSALGEPNVDDLGKVMIRQGRKMVTSFHPELSGDVRIHEYWVEKCVLGR; this comes from the exons ATGACGATCCAGCCTGAAATAGTACCGGAGAGAGTGGTCATCGGCGTACTTG CTCTTCAAGGCGCTTTCATTGAGCATATACACTATCTCCAAAG ACTACGTCCCCATGGCCACACGATTGAAGCTATTCCTGTGCGCAACGCCGATGAACTATCC CGATGTCATGCCCTCATCGTGCCCGGCGGTGAATCCACAGTCATCTCGCATCTCGCTTCACTCACACCTTTTCTCCTCCCTGCACTCCTGTCTTTCGCGCAAGACCCTTCAAAAGCGGTATGGGGGACGTGTGCGGGTATGATCCTGATggctgaagaggatggggtTGGAGGGGgtaagaagaagggtgtGAAAGGCTGGGGAGGTGTAAAAGGTTTAAAGGTTTGGAGAAACCTCTACGGCA CCCAACTGGAATCATTCGAAGCTGCGCTCGATATCCCCGCCTTATCCAACCCATTGAAACCATTCAACGCGGTATTCATCCGTGCCCCAGCTGTGCATAGCCTTACGCCGACAAAGGCAAACATGGAGACCCAAGTCCTTGCCACTCTTCCTGCCGAGTGCATCCcttcacctccaccttccgACTCGGCACTAGGTGAACCCAATGTGGATGATTTGGGCAAGGTGATGATCAGACAGGGGAGAAAGATGGTTACCAGTTTCCATCCTGAACTGAGTGGCGATGTAAGGATTCACGAGTACTGGGTTGAAAAGTGCGTTcttggaagatga
- a CDS encoding DNA polymerase epsilon catalytic subunit A, translating into MSSRGLFRGRGRGPGSGSGSGSNTRFTGKRRGRGGGVAYGIDRPPASNQVAREDATAATEKFEEVKAYDEIDEKIGFWRFESVRAQGEQKVGWLVNMHQTLMQSDAHPGGLAAVDYYFIQDDGGSFKVSIPHEPYFYLTCRGGTESIVEEWLLKRYEGIIVRIEREKKWDLNLPNHLLSAPPVFLKLFFHNTADLHTIRRDLLPLARSNSEKFTAVDAYADVVSAEAAANGHGDDENKAWGAEDDIRKKKDKEPSECIVQVREHDLAYHLRVAIDLNIRVGLWYTVTSRTGVITLERIPDRVKRADPVVMAYDIETTKQPLKFPDQQTDQIMMISYMIDGMGYLITNREIVGEDIDDFEYTPKDEYPGEFTVFNEPDEPAVIRRWFEHIRDSKPTVIATYNGDSFDFPFVDARAKIHGISMYEEIGFKPDIEDEYKSRSTMHMDCFRWVKRDSYLPQGSQGLKAVTTAKLGYNPIELDPELMTPYAIEQPQILAQYSVSDAVATYYLYMKYVHPFIFSLCNIIPLSPDEVLRKGTGTLCETLLMVEAYDAHIIMPNRHEDPHGVTYEGHLLASETYVGGHVEALEAGVFRSDIPTHFKIVPSAIQGLIDDLDAALQFSLIEEGQVKLEDVENYDEVKQQIQTALETMRDEPNRFDNPLIYHLDVAAMYPNIMLSNRLQPDSVKEEADCAVCDYNRPDKKCDRRMEWAWRGEYFPAKRDEVNMVRYALEQEMFPPKRPYDPKRRFVDLSPAEQSALLHKRLGDYSRKVYKKTHETKIVTKTTIICQRENSFYIDTVRAFRDRRYEYKGLHKTWKKNLDKAFEEGGAVAAVDEAKKMIVLYDSLQLAHKCILNSFYGYVMRKGARWYSMEMAGITCLTGATIIQMARQLVEQIGRPLELDTDGIWCMLPGVFPEDFNFKLKNGKKFGISYPCTMLNHLVHAQFTNDQYHELVDNDSGTYNVKKENSIFFELDGPYKAMILPSSKEEDKLLKKRYAVFNPDGSLAELKGFEVKRRGELQMIKIFQSQIFDKFLLGKTTEECYAAVATVANQWLDILQSKASSLHDDELVDLIAENRSMSKTLAEYAGQKSTSISTARRLAEFLGEQMVKDKGLSCRFIISAKPNGAPVTERAVPVAIFTAEEPVKRHYLRKWLKDNSLTDFDLRTILDWEYYTERLGSVIQKLITIPAALQKVPNPVPRIRHPDWLYKRIATKEDKFQQHKITDIFTKLKDMEDFGDGQKKVGPKLAVVRKRNKEQEKEPEVEEVPPNPEDDYAGYIRVMKKKWRKQRHEKARARKSGFRQDGTISSMLRTQTSTMNSKHWDVIQIASTNRPGEFKLWLAIDGTFQSVRLRVPREFYLNFKKDPDPQLLATDRYEAVEVVRTLPRGQPARHLYKLSVDEVLFMEGESHFSTLINNPNVDGAFELQVPLVVRALLTFGTSCALRSNILGGLNRGLDKGFDLVDLERTGNLSRHKYLNEGRQIRYHFLFHAVSDQRHIIGLFSPGSTNASIYLVDRAKNRQQLPNPLKFYTDRMERAERGVFSYPDMLDFTTTYHPSESSAFKALGKDLQAINRGLNVIALCSPFEHSYYQAKGPVYSNFPFITYRLGKEEDPGLMWLLQTSRRMIGLYLRLSSWLKEQIEIASHFDVPIGNLGADTAVFLADIEFARRLKQQDMLIWWSSTPRPDLGGSEEDANSSEDLVSPHISNRGCYSSTVLELEVSDLAINAVLQSALVNEMEGSGTGSLAFDSASHNLDEYAKGAVNAPVMLGDAVLSTQTFGVLKSMLRALYADKARAHVKGDSVSPAEIVVDQFWRWISSSTSSMFEPALHRFLHGLMRKTFLQLLAEFKRLGTQVVYADFGRIFLLTSKPDAGSAFAFAKYLVAAANSQELFRHLMIDVVQFWNYLAWMDVANFGGVKVSPETAASREPPAKRFEISMDWNIQSFLPATLQPVFERNVASFIFSLYSAKRSSSDGREPLRVIHSLNIDQPGTEATATVNPAKEKEKKAASKSISQTLTRRLLFDIAGVKRQQAAVHLEPEEAYTLAFPDLPGARSKRTNPTLELIKAITEVYSLASEHSIQVQILKRNLLDLIGVKEFSSDATFVPPCDSIEVPMVICKRCNAIRDVDLCRDPDRLPNVDPDSGDMLEPARKSWVCHKCDSEYGRFQIEQPLIEVITKIVTNYQIQDVICLKCSQTKSDNLAATCKCGGGFRTMSNRNELKTKLKMIKSVCDYHKLPFAGSYVEETLSRW; encoded by the exons ATGTCCTCCAGAGGATTATTCAGAGGACGCGGTCGGGGACCCGGATCCGGATCCGGATCCGGAAGTAACACCCGATTCACCGGTAAGCGACGAGGTCGTGGTGGCGGGGTCGCATACGGTATCGACCGGCCCCCTGCATCTAATCAAGTCGCGCGTGAAGATGCAACTGCCGCTACTGAAAAGTTTGAAGAGGTCAAGGCGTACGATGAGATTGATGAGAAGATTGGATTCTGGAGATTTGAGAGTGTGAGGGCACAAGGCGAACAAAAAGTTGGGTGGTTGGTCAACATGCACCAG ACCCTAATGCAGAGCGACGCGCACCCTGGAGGTTTAGCGGCTGTGGATTACTATTTTATTCAAGATGACGGAGGATCCTTCAAGGTGTCAATACCTCACGAACCGTATTTCTATCTTACTTGTCGG GGGGGAACGGAGAGTATCGTCGAGGAATGGCTTTTGAAACGATATGAAGGTATCATAGTAAGGAtagaaagagaaaagaagtgGGATTTAAATCTC CCAAACCATCTGTTATCGGCACCTCCAGTGTTCCTAAAACTATTCTTCCACAATACTGCGGATCTCCACACTATCCGACGTGACTTACTACCTCTTGCACGCAGCAACTCTGAAAAATTCACGGCCGTTGATGCTTATGCCGATGTGGTCAGCGCAGAGGCTGCAGCCAATGGTCatggggatgatgagaatAAAGCATGGGGCGCGGAAGATGATatcaggaagaagaaggataaagAACCGTCAGAGTGTATCGTTCAAGTCCGAGAACATGATTTGGCGTACCACTTACGAGTGGCAATTGATCTTA ACATTCGTGTTGGGCTTTGGTATACGGTTACCTCTCGCACCGGCGTGATCACTCTGGAAAGAATACCGGATCGTGTCAAGCGTGCTGATCCAGTTGTTATGGCCTATGATATCGAAACAACAAAGCAGCCACTCAAGTTTCCGGATCAACAAACGGATCAAATCATGATGATTTCTTACATGATTGACGGGATGGGCTACTTGATCACCAATAGGGAGATTGTGGGTGAAGACATTGACGATTTTGAGTATACACCAAAGGATGAGTACCCAGGTGAATTCACAGTGTTCAATGAGCCTGACGAG CCTGCGGTCATCCGGAGATGGTTCGAGCATATCAGAGATTCCAAGCCGACCGTCATCGCAACGTATAACGGTGACAGTTTCGATTTCCCTTTTGTTGATGCAAGGGCCAAAATACACGGAATCAGCATGTACGAGGAAATTGGATTTAAGCCAGATATCGAGGACGAGTATAAGTCCCGATCAACCATGCACATGGATTGTTTCAG ATGGGTCAAACGAGACTCATATCTTCCACAAGGTAGTCAAGGCCTCAAAGCTGTGACTACTGCCAAGCTCGGTTACAACCCCATTGAACTCGACCCAGAATTAATGACACCGTACGCTATCGAGCAACCTCAAATATTAGCCCAATATTCCGTTTCGGATGCGGTCGCCACATACTATCTCTACATGAAATACGTTCAccccttcatcttttcGCTGTGTAATATCATCCCCTTAAGTCCGGATGAAGTGTTGCGTAAAGGAACAGGTACTCTCTGTGAAACGTTACTGATG GTTGAAGCTTACGATGCTCATATCATTATGCCAAACCGTCACGAAGATCCCCACGGAGTCACCTACGAGGGTCACCTACTCGCGTCTGAAACATATGTCGGAGGCCACGTTGAGGCCCTGGAAGCTGGTGTGTTTAGGAGCGACATCCCGACGCACTTCAAGATTGTGCCAAGTGCCATACAAGGA CTTATCGATGATCTTGACGCGGCACTTCAATTCTCCTTGATTGAAGAAGGTCAAGTCAAACTCGAGGATGTCGAAAATTACGACGAGGTCAAACAGCAAATCCAGACTGCTCTCGAGACCATGCGGGACGAACCCAATCGCTTCGACAACCCTTTGATCTATCATCTTGATGTCGCCGCCATGTACCCCAACATCATGTTGTCAAATCGTCTACAGCCCGATTCAGTCAAAGAGGAAGCAGATTGTGCAGTGTGCGACTACAATCGGCCTGACAAGAAGTGTGATAGGCGTATGGAATGGGCATGGAGAGGAGAATACTTCCCCGCGAAAAGAGACGAAGTCAACATGGTACGGTATGCCCTGGAACAGGAAATGTTCCCCCCAAAACGTCCTTATGACCCAAAACGCCGTTTTGTCGATTTATCGCCCGCAGAACAatctgctcttcttcacaagCGTTTAGGCGACTATTCTCGGAAGGTATACAAGAAGACTCACGAGACAAAGATCGTTACCAAAACAACTATAATTTGCCAGCGAGAGAATTCGTTCTATATTGACACTGTCCGGGCGTTCCGAGATCGTCGTTACGAGTACAAGGGTCTACACAAAAcctggaagaagaacctCGATAAGGCATTCGAAGAAGGTGGAGCGGTTGCGGCAGTAGATGAGGCCAAGAAGATGATTGTGCTCTACGACTCGCTCCAGCTTGCCCACAAGTGTATCCTCAACTCTTTCTATGGTTATGTCATGCGAAAAGGAGCGAGATGGTATTCAATGGAGATGGCAGGCATCACTTGTCTGACTGGTGCCACTATTATCCAGATGGCAAGGCAGCTTGTTGAGCAGATTGGGCGGCCGTTAGAGCTGGATACAGACGGTATCTGGTGCATGTTGCCTGGTGTTTTCCCTGAAGACTTCAATTTCAAACTCAAGAATGGCAAGAAATTTGGCATCTCGTATCCTTGCACCATGCTTAACCACCTTGTCCACGCGCAGTTCACCAATGACCAGTATCACGAACTTGTTGACAATGACTCTGGTACATACAATGTCAAGAAAGAAAACTCAATTTTCTTCGAACTGGATGGACCTTATAAAGCTATGATTCTTCCGTCttcaaaagaagaggacaagTTGCTTAAGAAGAGATATGCCGTCTTCAACCCCGATGGCTCTCTTGCGGAGCTGAAAGGATTCGAAGTGAAGCGTCGAGGTGAACTTCAAATGATCAAGATCTTCCAAAGCCAAATCTTTGACAAGTTCTTGCTTGGTAAGACAACCGAGGAGTGCTACGCTGCCGTCGCCACCGTTGCCAATCAATGGCTCGATATCCTTCAAAGCAAGGCCTCAAGTCTTCATGATGATGAACTGGTCGACTTGATTGCCGAGAACCGTAGCATGTCAAAGACGCTTGCGGAGTACGCTGGTCAAAAGTCTACTTCGATTAGCACTGCAAGGAGGTTGGCGGAATTTTTGGGCGAGCAAATGGTCAAGGACAAAGGCCTTTCTTGTCGATTTATCATCTCCGCGAAACCTAACGGTGCGCCAGTCACAGAACGAGCTGTTCCCGTTGCAATCTTCACAGCTGAAGAGCCTGTGAAAAGGCACTATCTTCGTAAATGGCTAAAGGATAACAGCCTTACAGACTTCGATCTTCGTACGATTCTCGACTGGGAATATTATACTGAACGTCTTGGTTCCGTTATTCAGAAGCTCATCACCATTCCCGCAGCACTTCAAAAAGTACCTAACCCTGTACCTCGTATCCGACACCCAGACTGGCTTTATAAACGTATTGCCACCAAAGAAGACAAGTTCCAACAGCACAAAATAACCGATATATTTACAAAGTTGAAGGATATGGAAGATTTTGGAGACGGACAGAAGAAAGTTGGACCGAAATTGGCTGTGGTTAGGAAAAGAAATAAGGAGCAAGAGAAGGAACCggaggttgaggaagtCCCACCCAATCCCGAAGATGACTATGCTGGGTACATCAGGGtaatgaaaaagaagtgGCGCAAGCAAAGGCACGAAAAAGCTCGAGCGCGTAAGTCTGGTTTTCGGCAAGATGGTACTATATCCTCCATGCTTCGCACGCAGACATCTACTATGAATTCAAAACATTGGGACGTTATCCAGATCGCCTCCACCAACCGCCCTGGAGAATTCAAACTCTGGCTTGCCATTGATGGGACCTTCCAAAGCGTGCGATTGAGAGTACCGCGAGAATTCTATCTTAACTTCAAGAAAGATCCCGACCCTCAACTGTTAGCTACAGACCGTTATGAAGCGGTGGAGGTCGTCAGGACATTACCTCGAGGACAGCCTGCCAGACATCTTTACAAGCTGTCAGTAGATGAGGTGCTCTTCATGGAAGGAGAATCGCATTTTTCGACTTTGATCAACAACCCAAATGTCGACGGTGCGTTTGAACTTCAAGTTCCTCTTGTCGTTCGCGCACTCCTCACCTTTGGTACTTCTTGCGCTTTGCGCTCTAATATCCTCGGGGGTCTCAACCGTGGTCTGGACAAGGGTTTCGACCTCGTTGACTTGGAACGCACAGGAAACTTGTCTAGACACAAGTATCTCAATGAAGGTCGCCAGATTAGGTACcactttctcttccatgCTGTTTCTGACCAGCGACATATAATTGGCCTTTTCTCCCCGGGTTCTACCAATGCTTCTATCTACCTTGTTGATCGGGCCAAGAACCGTCAACAACTGCCTAATCCGTTGAAGTTCTACACCGATCGAATGGAGCGTGCAGAACGTGGTGTCTTTTCTTACCCCGATATGCTTGACTTTACCACTACATATCATCCCTCGGAGTCATCTGCATTCAAGGCCCTTGGGAAAGATCTTCAAGCCATCAACCGCGGTCTCAACGTTATTGCCCTCTGTTCACCATTTGAGCATTCGTACTATCAGGCAAAAGGACCAGTCTACTCCAACTTCCCGTTCATAACATACAGATTGggcaaagaggaagatcCGGGTCTAATGTGGCTGTTGCAGACgtcgaggaggatgattgGATTGTACTTGAGACTGTCCAGCTGGTTGAAGGAGCAAATCGAAATTGCATCTCATTTCGATGTCCCTATTGGC AATCTGGGTGCCGATACGGCGGTGTTCCTAGCAGATATCGAGTTCGCACGTAGACTCAAACAGCAAGATATGCTCATTTGGTGGTCATCGACTCCCCGGCCTGATCTTGGTGGCTCTGAAGAAGACGCTAACTCTAGCGAAGATCTGGTTTCTCCTCACATCTCAAACCGCGGCTGTTATTCATCTACCGTGCTGGAACTGGAGGTGTCCGATCTTGCTATCAACGCTGTTCTTCAATCAGCTCTCGTCAATGAAATGGAAGGTTCAGGAACTGGTTCGCTCGCTTTTGATTCGGCATCCCATAACCTTGATGAATACGCCAAGGGTGCTGTCAACGCCCCGGTCATGCTCGGAGATGCCGTACTTTCCACTCAAACCTTTGGGGTTCTCAAGTCAATGCTTCGTGCATTGTATGCTGATAAGGCTCGCGCTCATGTCAAGGGCGACTCAGTGTCGCCCGCCGAAATCGTCGTCGATCAGTTTTGGCGTTGGATCAGTTCATCAACCAGTAGCATGTTTGAGCCAGCTCTTCATCGTTTCCTACACGGTTTGATGCGCAAAACATTCCTGCAGCTCCTCGCAGAATTCAAACGACTGGGTACCCAGGTCGTCTACGCGGATTTCGGCCGTATTTTCCTTCTTACTTCCAAGCCTGATGCTGGCAGCGCTTTTGCGTTTGCAAAATATCTCGTGGCCGCTGCCAATTCACAAGAGTTGTTCCGCCATCTCATGATCGACGTCGTCCAGTTTTGGAACTACCTTGCATGGATGGATGTTGCCAATTTCGGCGGTGTCAAAGTCTCACCTGAGACCGCAGCGAGTCGAGAACCGCCAGCAAAAAGGTTCGAAATTAGTATGGACTGGAATATCCAATCCTTTTTACCCGCCACTCTTCAACCTGTGTTCGAAAGAAATGTAGCGAGCTTCATTTTTTCCCTTTACAGTGCTAAACGGTCTTCCAGTGACGGCAGAGAGCCTCTTAGAGTCATCCACAGTCTGAACATTGATCAGCCTGGTACGGAAGCTACAGCAACAGTGAATCCtgccaaggaaaaggagaagaaagctGCCTCCAAGAGTATCTCACAGACTCTTACCCGTCGACTTCTTTTTGATATTGCCGGGGTCAAGCGTCAACAAGCAGCTGTGCATCTTGAGCCAGAAGAAGCCTATACCCTGGCTTTCCCCGACTTGCCTGGAGCTAGATCAAAACGCACTAATCCCACCCTCGAACTTATTAAGGCCATCACGGAGGTCTATTCTCTCGCTTCTGAGCATAGTATCCAAGTGCAAATTCTCAAGCGAAACTTACTGGATTTGATTGGTGTCAAGGAGTTCTCAAGCGACGCCACCTTTGTGCCTCCATGCGACAGTATTGAGGTACCCATGGTGATTTGCAAAAGGTGTAACGCGATCAGAGATGTGGACCTATGCAGAGATCCCGACAGGTTGCCCAATGTTGACCCAGATAGCGGTGATATGTTGGAGCCAGCAAGAAAGAGCTGGGTGTGTCAT AAATGTGACTCTGAATATGGTCGGTTCCAGATCGAACAACCTCTTATCGAAGTGATCACCAAGATAGTCACCAACTACCAAATACAAGAC GTGATCTGCCTCAAATGCTCTCAAACAAAATCAGACAATCTTGCGGCGACCTGCAAATGTGGCGGAGGATTTAGAACGATGTCAAACAgaaatgaactgaagacGAAGCTGAAAATGATTAAGAGTG TATGTGATTACCACAAACTGCCCTTTGCTGGCAGTTATGTGGAAGAGACATTGAGTCGGTGGTAG
- a CDS encoding eukaryotic translation initiation factor 3 subunit G — translation MADLKQPNRDWAADDVDADELPPTTESTDADGITTIVSWKYNADDQKVKVTRRVRRRLQVSTVTQTMAERKQWPKFGLDKGKPPGPDRKTTIIGENLHFKIAPISKIQRVEPEQEIAAKAPTGKAVVCRLCSGQHYTARCPFREQLAAIDNLNADGAEEEQAVVSGTLAAKGAGETGGKYIPPSQRAGATGAGESMFRSRDELPTLRVTSLSLDAEEEDLRALFQPFAKNGKLGRANIVRDRNTRVSKGLAFVSFESKRDAEAAMAHLNGRGYDSLILEVAWSQPRGERT, via the exons ATGGCCGATTTAAAACA ACCTAATCGCGACTGGGCCGCCGATGATGTGGATG CCGATGAGCTTCCCCCAACCACCGAGTCGACCGATGCCGACGGTATCACAACTATTGTTAGCTGGAAGTATAATGCGGATGATCAGAAAGTAAAAGTGACCAGGAGAGTGAGGAGACGGTTGCAGGTTTCCACTGTGACTCAGACAATGGCGGAAAGGAAGCAATGGCCGAA ATTTGGCCTGGACAAGGGAAAGCCTCCTGGGCCCGACAGAAAGACCACCATCATCGGAGAAAACCTTCATTTCAAGATCGCCCCCATCAGCAAG ATTCAGCGTGTTGAGCCCGAACAAGAGATAGCTGCCAAGGCTCCCACTGGAAAGGCTGTTGTTTGCCGACTCTGTAGTGGTCAACATTACACTGCCAGATGTCCTTTCAGAGAACAGCTTGCAGCTATCGATAATCTCAATGCAGACGGAgcagaggaggagcaggCTGTTGTTTCAGGGACTCTGGCCGCCAAGGGTGCTGGTGAGACAGGTGGCAAATACATCCCTCC ATCTCAACGGGCAGGGGCCACTGGTGCTGGCGAGTCAATGTTCCGATCTAGAGACGAGCTTCCTACCCTTCGTGTCacttccctttccctcgatgccgaagaagaagatcttCGGGCTTTGTTCCAACCTTTTGCCAAGAACGGCAAGCTCGGAAGGGCCAATATTGTCAGGGATCGCAACACGAGAGTCAGCAAGGGTTTGGCGTTCGTCAGTTTCGAGAGCAAGAGGGATGCGGAGGCGGCTATGGCTCACTTGAACGGTCGCG GTTACGATTCATTGATCCTGGAGGTCGCGTGGTCACAACCTCGAGGGGAACGTACGTAA